From Quercus robur chromosome 8, dhQueRobu3.1, whole genome shotgun sequence:
GAAGGTTTGATTTTAGGTTTGGATtgattttcctttgtttttggttgattttgtgaGTGGAATATcatgggttgtggtggtggtgattgagTGGTGGTTAGGCGGTGTTGAGAGTATGTGAGGGAAGAGAGACTGATGAGAGCAAGGGtgagagaaaaaattaataaaatagtaatatacaCATCTACAGGAACCATGCAaatatgcacggttactataacaaatgtgtatatttacacaacTATAGCCAGACTGATGCAGAGCGGATTTAGGAAATATTATGTAAATTTTgcatctttttctattttgtacaATTTTGCACCCATTGATGTAAGTGCTCTTAGGGATGATAAACTAATCTATAActatattatttgattttaatgttcttttttttagaaatatattggattaatattttgagaattcaaatatatatgtatattccTCCATATGTTTATATTTCTAATAGAGTATAGGTCCAAAATTTTGTTTAGAGAAAACAAGAATTATTTTAGCTTTTgcttttgtgagagagagagagagagagagagagagagagagagagagagagagagagagagagagagagagagagagagttcattGAGTGCATTTGGGATTTAAATGTCATGAGGGTTGTCATtccatttttttagttaaacttTTTCCTCGACACCACTTGTGAACGTAGATCTAAGGTCAATCCACATAAAATTTGTGTGCATCACATGtatttgttttccattttttatttattttaagtttgcaTAAATCCATTATATTTAGAGTGTGTTATGGaggtagcatttttttttttcaaattgtgtttatcaaaacatatggtatttggtaatttttatgttaaatttgttacaaaaagctaaaagatggattattttcaaaaaatgttgaggcaaccaaaaaaaaaaaaaaaaaaaacctagtttgacaacaatactttttgctttctatattttggtcatatttataatttggtctttaagtttttataactttattttgatCTCTATATTTTTAAACTTGTTGTCCTTTTGGTCCCTATTATCATCTCATTTACAAAGAATGTCTAAGTAGTAAATGgacttatttacaaaaaatgcTTAAGTAATAAATGGAATGCACTACTAGTttgaaataactttttttttttttttttgtaagtgagATGATGTCGGGATCAAAATATCAgtaagtttaaaaatataagaaaaaaagaatgaagttataaaaaattgaggaccaaattaaaaacatgaccaaaatataggaccataaaataaataaataaaagctaatACTATAGAAACCAGTGGGGCCCTCCAAAGTCAACACACAGTATGGATTGGCTTTGAAGGGCTAATGTGAGGAAAATTATTGGGTACTCTCAGAGTACCATAAGTGTGTACTATATCCTTTCACATAACTGTGGgtctcattaattaaatttatggtgagacctacaattcatgtgagagggggaAGTATGCATAGAACTCGACATTACTAATGTCGAGTTCCACCTGTGACTCGAGTTTGTTAAAATGAGTTTCAAAATAGAGACATTTTGctacataatttataaattaagggcaaatgcccattttccTGAATTAATTTTGAcctaatttttctattaactGTCCATAaccatatttaaattttgaaactaaaacttGATTGTAGTTTGAAAGCCCACTAGGAACTAGATATGTTTATGAGCACCTATGCCTAACAATAATTGTGTTGACCTCTTCGTACCCTATTATCCGCACTTCTATTCTTATTCTCTTAAAGTAAAGAGggattttttcattttcttaacgTAATGTTTAGTTAGGCTTAAGCTAATTGGATCCTAGTTGAGTAAATTGAAGAATGCACTAAGGTGATTTTTCATATTGCTTGTAGTGGATTtagtttatgaaaaaaaaaacttgattttgtttgtttatttagcaAATGAGCCAAGCTCAAGTCAAGGTTAGAATCGACTACTAAATAACCAAAATTCAAACACAATAATGTTCTTGTGAATAAACTCGTAAGTGTAGACTTTTACATCAAGTCAAAAGAATCTTCTTTACTTTATTTTCCccccaaaattattattatttaccgTTTTATTGTATCATTCCTTGCCTCTATTAGCCAAATCAGCTGTGATGCTGGCTGTGATACGTGGACCATTAATCCCAAATGGGTGGAGACTTATCTAGTCATGATGTGGTTGTGTGATTCTTGTTTTTAATCTACCGACTTGTTAGGTTTCATATAACATTCGTCCTTGATGGTGAATTATAGTATACTgtgatttatccaaaaaaaaaataataataataataataattgtataatgtcaaattttgtaaatgGACTTTGATTTTCTGCTTTTCGCTGTGTGTTTCTAAAACATTCAAGAAGACAATTGGGCCTAATTGGAATAAGCTTGAATTTCCTAGGACAAAAAGCCCATATCCAGGCTGTTTGTGAGGGCTGtagattttaaaaaacacaGCAGGCCTTCCTAAAGCCCAGTCGCCCAGAAATTCAAGAATTTGGTCcttctaatgaaaaaaaaaagggtcttaGATCACCCTTTCACCCACAGAAGGTGATCACTGtggcatttttattttattttattaaaaaaaatattgaaatccaATATTTTTGACATGGCCAAGCAACATGTAAATGGTATCCATATGAAAATCAATAATGTTTTTcacaaaaaagataaaaagaaatccattgcttcttttttttttttttccttttttttttatccattcCTTATTCCATTTTTAGATTGGATAAACAAGATTAAAAGAACCCAGCCAGTTGGTTTAAACCAAAGGCCGATCAcattatttgattgatttaaatCAGCAAACTGTGAAGAGTCTTATAACTCAAACTAATTAGCACCTCATGATGTTTCAACAGAGAACCAACATTAAATCCTCCACCCCCAATTCttgaatgattaaaaaaaaaatcaggcaGCCTACTAGCATAAACTTTTGAAGGTTTTCGATGCTTTACTCAAGTAATGATTTCTGTTTGCCACATCCAAACCCTTTCtaaaatcctttttttctttttctttttttctcctttgaaGGTTGTTGGTAATTTACTTGACTGTTATTAAATGATGCTCCAAAACTATGAATGGGATCTTTCATTCACATTTTTCCCCATCAAGAACGTATTATAAAACTTTTGGACTCTCAAATTTGGAGCATCTTATTTTCAATTCATAGGGTTCAACAAGTAATTGATATTTCACGATCAAGAGCGTAGTACTATTTTTCGTACTGATTCTTATATATCGTATTAACAATTAAAAGATGGTTCATGGTTGTGAGAAGAAATCTCTATTTGATAAGACTTCTTCCTATACCTAAGAATTTCAttggacccagaaatgatacaTTGTAACTCTTTTGGCTCTTCCAATATCAATAGGTTGTGTTTTGCTCTTGTATcttccaaaaggaaaaaagatctCTAAGGGCTGTTTCTTGGATCCAAAAGAGAGTACTTGGGCTCTATTTGACTAGACTTCTTCCTATACCTATAAAACATTGTTTAAAGATTATGTTAACTTTTAAATCTTGCAGATATCATATAAATGTTCTCCCAGATGGTAGCAGGTACACTGAAAATTTCAGACGAGTTAAATGTGCACTCCACCTTGAATCTTAGATGTTATGTACTCTTTTGACAAAAAGGATAGTGAATGCACAGACAATGCTTCAATCTCAAATTTCACCCCTTTTTGCAGCATCAACTCTAGTTCCAACCTTTCAAGATAAAGTAAAACTTCAGAATCTGTGTAGTCCAGGCAAACAAGGATAACAGAAGAATGACAGGTTATTTCACAGAATTTTACCTCCATCTTGGGACTTCTCTTTGCAGGTAGCATCTATTTAGCATAGCTTCAGCTTTCTTCTTGTCTGGCAGGAATATCAAGAACCTTGGCAGAAGACTACGAACATAAGAAAGCCAATCTGAAACATTACAAGTATCATCTCTCACCTTCTGCTGTCAGAGGAAGGAAACATTGCTGTGGAAGACAGTATTTCTCAGAATCCGAAGGAAAAACTCCAAGCCAGCATACCTCTGGGCAACGCAGTTGCTTTGCATCATAGGCCATTTGCTAACAAAATAGAAGcgtaagagaaaaaaaaaatacttgtcaacttttcaaaaaaattggaaatttacATGGTTCTTAGAGTTTCATATACACGGTCCTAGACTCCTAGCTGCCAGTATATATGTTGTTTAGCTTGCTCAAGTGGATGATAAATAAACAACAATATCATTAACAATTTAAT
This genomic window contains:
- the LOC126694336 gene encoding meiotic recombination protein SPO11-1-like isoform X1 → MQMAYDAKQLRCPEVCWLGVFPSDSEKYCLPQQCFLPLTAEDKKKAEAMLNRCYLQREVPRWRLELELMLQKGVKFEIEALSVHSLSFLSKEYITSKIQGIGRSLVK
- the LOC126694336 gene encoding meiotic recombination protein SPO11-1-like isoform X2; translated protein: MAYDAKQLRCPEVCWLGVFPSDSEKYCLPQQCFLPLTAEDKKKAEAMLNRCYLQREVPRWRLELELMLQKGVKFEIEALSVHSLSFLSKEYITSKIQGIGRSLVK